The proteins below are encoded in one region of Aquisphaera giovannonii:
- a CDS encoding peptidylprolyl isomerase yields the protein MWERIRKTVQLGKRQGLRASTSPAAAGRRRPLVEILEGRQLLTASLGALSNLSVPAQQGYQLPLDGSGNTDGTQTYTVTSDNPLVKVSVAQGPYWTLNVSHQAASSSDISFSGALVFQLFADLTPNTVTQISNFTNTGFYNGKNFARIMNNFPGTTDYIAQGGSVNPDGSGTSPFANFADELVQSIAFTGTGQLAMANSGVGTNTNNTQFFVTTGTPTFLDYNHTIFGQLVAGSNILGQMTQVQKSYNTVYNETSLPTNPVLINSATLSSSNVNGVVHIDTTSATAGQSANISVTATDPTDGSTRTETFRVTVGAYQGPTSPVINFIPLVSNVATSTNGNSPVLVTLAGKSGYPNTSTPATLAYAIATQPAHGTLSNLNASAGTVVYTPNPGYTGPDTFQYNVSSTGPKSSPVRQTSVNATVTVNVGQAIVNTGAVRQVADVLIIQAQPRATGGGNTIRILQQPDPTSTTGGEKIVVLVNGQVDQLQPSTDSLVQIMASGTKANTSITVDPNVTVPVTLNGGHGRKNRVQAGGSGAILHGWYGRTTLIAGDGINEMVGRKGHVRFKATSATVLAYASNANPNLSNFLPTPSGGTYYRFIRGRLVAVKSN from the coding sequence ATGTGGGAACGGATCCGCAAGACCGTCCAGCTCGGGAAGCGGCAGGGCCTCCGGGCCTCGACGAGTCCGGCCGCCGCGGGCCGGCGCCGGCCCCTGGTGGAGATCCTCGAAGGCCGGCAGTTGCTGACCGCGTCGCTGGGCGCACTGAGCAACCTCTCGGTCCCGGCGCAGCAGGGCTATCAGCTCCCGCTGGACGGGAGCGGGAATACGGACGGGACCCAGACGTACACCGTGACCTCGGATAACCCGCTGGTGAAGGTGTCGGTCGCCCAGGGCCCGTACTGGACCCTCAACGTCAGCCACCAGGCCGCCTCGAGCTCCGACATCTCCTTCTCCGGGGCGCTGGTCTTCCAGCTCTTCGCCGACCTGACCCCCAACACCGTCACCCAGATCTCCAACTTCACCAACACCGGGTTCTACAACGGCAAGAACTTCGCGCGGATCATGAACAATTTCCCGGGCACGACGGACTACATCGCCCAGGGAGGCTCGGTGAACCCCGACGGATCGGGGACCAGCCCCTTCGCGAACTTCGCCGATGAGCTCGTGCAGTCCATCGCCTTCACGGGCACCGGCCAGCTCGCCATGGCGAACTCCGGCGTGGGGACGAACACCAACAACACCCAGTTCTTCGTCACCACCGGGACGCCCACCTTCCTCGACTACAACCACACGATCTTCGGGCAGCTCGTGGCGGGGTCGAACATCCTGGGTCAGATGACCCAGGTCCAGAAGTCCTACAACACCGTCTACAACGAGACCTCGCTGCCGACGAATCCGGTCCTCATCAACTCGGCGACGCTCTCGTCGAGCAACGTGAACGGCGTCGTCCACATCGACACCACCAGCGCCACGGCCGGCCAGTCCGCGAACATCTCGGTCACCGCGACCGACCCGACCGACGGGAGCACCCGCACCGAGACGTTCCGGGTGACGGTGGGCGCCTACCAGGGCCCGACGAGCCCCGTCATCAACTTCATCCCGCTGGTCAGCAACGTGGCGACGTCCACGAACGGCAATAGCCCGGTGTTGGTGACGCTCGCCGGCAAGAGCGGCTACCCGAATACCTCGACCCCGGCCACCCTCGCCTATGCCATCGCCACGCAGCCGGCACACGGGACGTTGAGCAACCTCAACGCGAGCGCGGGGACCGTCGTCTACACGCCGAATCCCGGCTACACCGGCCCCGATACGTTCCAGTACAACGTGTCGTCCACGGGGCCCAAGAGCTCGCCCGTGAGGCAGACCAGCGTCAACGCCACGGTGACCGTGAACGTCGGCCAGGCGATCGTGAACACCGGGGCGGTCCGCCAGGTCGCCGACGTCCTCATCATCCAGGCGCAGCCGAGGGCCACCGGCGGCGGCAACACGATCCGGATCCTCCAGCAGCCGGATCCGACGTCGACCACCGGCGGCGAGAAGATCGTGGTCCTGGTGAACGGCCAGGTCGACCAGCTCCAGCCGTCCACGGATTCGCTCGTCCAGATCATGGCCTCGGGCACCAAGGCGAACACCTCGATCACTGTCGATCCGAACGTGACGGTGCCGGTGACCCTGAACGGCGGCCACGGCCGCAAGAACAGGGTCCAGGCCGGCGGGAGCGGGGCGATCCTCCACGGCTGGTACGGGCGCACGACGCTCATCGCCGGGGACGGGATCAACGAGATGGTCGGCCGCAAGGGGCATGTCCGCTTCAAGGCGACCTCCGCCACGGTCCTGGCGTACGCCAGCAACGCCAATCCCAACCTGAGCAACTTCCTGCCCACGCCCTCGGGCGGCACGTATTATCGATTCATCCGGGGGCGACTGGTCGCCGTGAAGAGCAACTGA